The Carassius gibelio isolate Cgi1373 ecotype wild population from Czech Republic chromosome B5, carGib1.2-hapl.c, whole genome shotgun sequence genome segment aaaaatagcaaaaactacgactttattcagcattgtcttctcttccgtgtctgttgtaagacagttaaaaacaaagcagtttgtgatatctggttcgcgaacgaatcattcgtaaccggatctttttgaaacagtccaccaaatcgaactgaatcgttttaaacagttcgcgtctccaatacgcattaatccacagatgaattaagctgttaacttgtttaatgtgtctgacacttcctctgagttaaaacaaaccaatatcctggagtaattcattgactcaaacagtacactgaactgctgtgaagagagaactgaagatgaacaccgagccgagccagataatgactcgttcacgagtcaagaaccgtttctgtcagacgcgtccgattcgtgaaccgatgagctgatgatactgcgcatgtgtgatttagcgtgaagcaaaccgacacacagagcgtctggaaccgaactgattcttttggtgattgattctgaactgattctgtgttaatgtatgagcccatgtgcagtcaacgccaatggcgccattgcatcgagcgcaaaagaatcggtgaattgttttcttcaactggtttattgaatcgaactgtcagaaagaactaaagttactggtcatccgaaaacctatgcaaccggttcttgactcgtgaacgagtcattatctggctcggctcggtgttcatctctctcttcacagcagttcagtcagcacgcgcagtctcgcttgattcgctcaattatgtgccagcttcatcaaatctgccatctacagttctggcagtggtttgtaatggaatgattcgtaacattattataattgtaacgagtaatgatgcagcacataaaaaaaatatcggagtaaaagtattaaactcagcgaaaatatgtaccgaagtaaaagtggaagtaggagaaaaaaataatactctagtaaagtacagataccgccttttagtacttaagtacagtagtgaagtagttctacttcgttactatacatctctgctcctgtcctgaacagtttgacacgaccatattcagttatagtcatagcgccacctattggcaacaggaagtgacatattttacgctgagacgaactactcctagaaattttatgacatcaatgtcttttttgtggtcagtctaatctaaaggcctgtgcgatgttcggttgggaagatcttgagttttcgttaaaaggcgtgttcatggcgccgcgacgaagttcgatgtctcgccatgggaataaaagatgttataactcaggcataaaatgtccgttctcccccaaacttcacatgtgtgataagagtcctggcctgaacagatctgcaggccaatattccaccgggtgtggcagaagggctctatagcgccacctatacactttcaacggagtgcgcctcgagctatgtttcacgtacatgtacaaaaattggtacacacatgtaaccctccaatacctacaaaaaagtctcttggtacgaaatccggatcccaacaggaagtcggttatttttaattttccctgcaaaattggtgttgtttttgccattttcagtggttgtattttaacaaactcctcctatagatttattcagatcaacaccaaacttggtcattgtaatctaaagccctttgtgatgttaaattgcgaaggaattgaggttttgttaaagggcgtgtccgtggcggcctgacaaatttctatgattcgccatgaaaaattattgtgccataactcagacatacaatgtccaatctgccccaaacttcacatgtttgataagactcttgacctgaacagatctacatgccaatattcagttatagtcatagcgccacctattggcaacaggaagtgacatattttacactgtgacaaactactcctagaaattttatgacattaatgtcttttttgtggtcagtctaatctaaagacctgtgtgatgtttagttgtgaagatcttgagtttttgttaaaaggcgtgtccatgacgccatgacgaagttcgatgtctcgccatgggaataaaagatgttataactcaggcataaaatgtccgatcttgcccaaacttcacatgtgtgataagggtcctggcttgaacacatctgaaggccaatattccattataaagatagcgccacctgctggcaacaggaagattggcacacatatggaatgaactttgatatattgcacttatgtttatgagtttaaatgcatatttctcaacgttcacctttttactaaagccacacgatggcggtgagcccgggtgcgagggcccgttcatcgctgcttgcagctttaatttagttattttattgcgAATGAAATTAAACTTGATTTGGTTTGTGATTTAAACTTGCTGTTCTACAATTGAAAATCAtattgatgaaataaaaaaattcaacactCAAAAATCTGCTGAAGCTGGTTGCCTTaaaatcaaaaatatgttttttgccTACTAGATATTTGGACGAGAGTTTGGCGctaccacctttttttttttacacattttattgtatgacataaaatacatcagtaataccCCTTGTGATGTTTGACCTTCTTGTCTTCAAATGGCTGTTGCTAACAGGGTGGTTAAATGGGACATTAGAGGTAAACTCATAAATCCACTTTTATAGCCTCATTTGTAATCACACTTGCAAACAATGTCAACTCAACCTTTcaggaaatattttttaaacaaagactGAAAGAGCTGTCAGAAGTTTAACAGTGGCAGCATTGAAGTCATGACTGTTGTGTAGTCCGTTTATAGCGTAcatttagtttttactttttaattaaggTCTTTAAAATTCAGAAAAGTTGCattcatttgtgaagattatcatgatgGACAAAACATTAAGAATCATAAACCTGGTCGCAgatcttattttctacaataatccaaacaccaATGGAAACATCTGATTTGTTTTGTGTGGATGGAACTGTAGATATGGATGCCATCTTACCATGATGCAATCTTCCAGGAAGGCCTAGAAAAATACCTTATCACTGCAGCACTCTATTTAGACTGGATCATTTGTTAAACTATTGTCTTCTCTAAGAGGAAATACAGTTCACATAAgtggttaaagctgcagtaggagatcttggaaaatgttaattttagccTGATAGTGCTCAAAGTGAACCTCACACTCTTCCTGCAATCAccgtccaaagccacgccccctgaatGCATATACCCTCTAACTTCTAACAAGCatggttatctgaatcaggtttgttaactaagagagacatgcaaaatatgcatcaTGTGTATATCATGTGGTTTCCCTACAGTGGTTCAGGCTGTAGGATTGTACGAATACACAATAGTAACATCACAGGAtgtgatccgttattcattaactgtacaggccagctgctccccggcccttcacgaatgtgatttgcggattaattgcacagcttaaccatcatattTACAACTGTTAGCTTGGTTGCGtcatcggcatttcttttataaataactagttaagttgtccaaagtaatttaacgatACCATTCACGGCGTTATTCAAATGGAcattttcactgacgtaatgacgcaattacgtggacttgctagcctgttccatttaagTGTTCTCTGGATGCTAAAGAGggtctcgcctagcctctgaaggaagtgacttggaaggaccaGTCCTGCCAAGAAAgcatccttgacattgagaaacgcctagagagagcacgagagagacagagggagagagagagagagagatagcgagtgaacaccgtcttcaaacaacacgagtgctGTCTTGCCCCTCTCTCcttcgcgcatattaatcaattgacacaatggtgtcgatgtttaaatcatttaaaatgagaatgtaagtgtgctcaccccatttttgtttgtaagaaaaaattagattagatttcatatcgcaatatatatcgcagaaaaatataatatcgcaatgtcatttttttcccaatatcgtgcagcccttacCCTTATATTATTTGATAGATTTCGTTGTATTTTAAGACTGGAGCTGGACCGTCTGGACTGAGGGATAACTTCTCCCTAAGAAAACAAAAGGACTTTCctgataattaacatttgaacacTCTCTTGAATACCCTCCATCATAAGTAACAGTGCATAGTAGTTCACACCTCACCATCACACTCCCCAATCATTGCCAATAGTATAATATTCTGCATAAATGCAAGTGATACAGTCATGTTTGAtgtcatttgaattgtctcagggtgactggtacaatggtctcaatcttacaaaagtagattaaacCATAACACAGATAGTAAGAGTTAAGAGAtattttgattactgtaatgggagtgcccttttccagggtcttccatgtaaattaccttctgtcCCCCTGTGGCATTAGTCATATGTACTTAGACTGTAGAGGCTAATAATGGGTTTTCCATTCAGAACAACCGAATGTTGTTAGATCAATCTGAATAGGGTGAGCCTCAACCTctgattattgtaatattattctaACTAAGTGTATGTGGGAAACCACGGCATGATTATGTAAAGTTACCATTAGAGGAAGTTAATTGATCAGCTTGGTTCTATGGTAATGGTCATGACCTCTGGATAGATAAAGTCCTACTTTAATTAAGTGTTTACAGATCTATGGGGACTGAATAATATACTTTTAGAAATAAGCAAGCATGGTAAGGCATCTAAAAGTATCAGTCAATTGTCTAATGACCAAGACTGATTAAGAGATCGTATTCCCAATTTGTGCAAGACTCAAAAAGTTATGTTTTCCAAATGAACGAGTGCAATAATATGAGAGAATAAATAGAATAATTAAatctcagaataataataattagagacAGGCAAACAACCAATTTGCCTTTCAACCTAAATTTGAGGTCATagtaaaatggagtcagattagatacaaaaatggagtcagatttgaatTTAACCTAAATTTAATAACTCTACGCACTGAAAGACCGGACACATGAAATCCACtctttaaatgtttgtatttcaGCAAACTAGAGAAGAAAAAGAATatcattagaaatgtatttaaaaaataattatagtaatGTAATAGcacatgcaatttaaatgtttctttacaaATCACTTTAATATATGAATGTACCAATTGACAGGGTTTATTGTATAGTTACAGAGTTAGATGAGTGAGATTTGTAACTCAGCTTTATGTCTGAGTAAATCAATGACTATAATGTTGTGTTTTTGGGATCTTGTTGTTCTGCATGTTTGAGAATGAAGACTAAAATCCCAAGGGGCTCAAGTATCTCCCTCAGTGAAGACATGGAGGCAGTCATTAATGAATATGTAGTACACGTATGTCAACCTgctctttttacattataattgtCTTATAGATATATTGACATTGATAACTATGTTAATTTTCTTATTGGCATCACAGTCTCGCTTTGCCCATGAGTGTAGTATGCAGCAAATTAGCTAATTTTTGATTTGATAAAACACACTATCTCTTAGTAGAGGTAACTAGAAGTACTTATGAAAACTTGGGTATTGGTAACCAGTGTTGCCacagttactttaaaaaagtaacttagtTTACAGATttacttgattttaaaagtaactaaagTTACTTTACAAGTTACTTTATTAGTTACATTCAGCAGCTGCCgacaacataaaaatgacaaccGGTTTTGCCAACACTCACTTTATTGGAAGTGTATTTTTACCAGTAACATCCACAGTCTATCTCCTGACAAAGTTGAAGTTAAAAACTATTTCCTGAAAAAATacgtttttacaaaaaataaaggcaGTCTTTCTTGACCTAACATAAAtacttgttttaataaaaaaaaatttagatttCTCTCCATCACTGAATACTCCTCCATGTAAGGATAAAAAGCTGTTCTGTGATGCAGCGCGGCATTGACAGTGGTAGGGATCTTATTTATTATGGCATGAAATAAGGACGAGTCAACCGTATTTAATGGCATTTCTTCCACAACAAACTGCCCGACTAACTTCTTCAACTCTCCCCCACTTACTGGTTTTGCACCGAAGTCCAGCTTTTATTGTTTAGGTGGTCGGGGACCTCCTGCTCTCTGCTTCTCATCACCTGGTGTGTGCAGTGCTGCGActccaaatgtttttttcaaattcGACGTAGTATTTTTGTAGCTAGATAACACTTTGTCGCCGCCAGCACGGAGTGTACAATGGACCTTAATGTTGTCATCTTTAGCTGACAAACTCAAAATAGTGACTGTATCTCCATCTAGAAAACGCACATCTCTCGCCTCCCTCCATTGTTTACGTTTGTGTCGCTGCGTGGCACGTACACATGATGTGAACTTCACGCATTCTGAAAACGTGACTTGTCGCATACAGTACATGACTTCACTCCCCGACatgcaagaataaataaatatatattattattattaaggaaaAATAGTAACGCACAGTGACTTGGTTAACTAATTTTAATCTGATTACTGGTTTGGATGTAATgcgttagattactcgttactgaaaAAAGTGGTCAGATTAGAATAACGCGTTACTAAGGAACACGTTACCGGCATCACTGTTGgttatcacaaaacggaatataatacgaaaaagtaggtactattttacagcggtctcctttcccccatgcattgcatcacgtcacgttggggagagaatttaccaaatcCCGCCTTGAGAGCTTTGAGAGTGACCAGGCGGCAAGGatgtcgaccggaagttgaagtcggctgcgtgctgccatcttgtagcagaacttcacttgcgttagcattcccattgactccctttcattttggcgtcactttgacagcgaataactttacatctgaggcgtttaaagactcagtttgtccattatttatttctaaagaaacacgacaatgtataaagggctccattaccttctatgttacattatggccccgtagaaacagtttttgtaaaaaataggctaacgattgcgtcataaccactcgactctctgtcgtaTTACCGtaaagacaggaggagaagctcgcaggcaattaacttaatatggcgtactggtgttacagtttaaaatactatacaaaataattaatcagaatacttactcctgctcactcacgacaaagaactccccgctcaagctcgccgtctctgcaagattaacgatggcagtttgcacgcacaacTACTAGAACatgtacatctgtcagacaggttgctgacgtcgtcaagcttcgtttgagtctgcgcgtcagaaacgtaagtgctaaaaaacgctaaaaataggcttcaattgtctcagttgagttccaatggggtcgctgtgtccatttcttttactggctatgagagtgactagagagatgagagtattcagatagcgcatattatagataaatagatatatatatatagatagatagatagactacatATATAGATACAGGTTGCCTAGAACGCGGCATCATTCTAGGCTGAGtttcctcgacttctccccaacgtgacgtcatcaccgagttgtgtaaaaaaacgttaataccaaaaacttaaaaaataagtgtttaagaccattttttttttgacattttaaaaattatatacatatcttgagtgatttatgtacccattaatcgaaagtggtggttaacctgcaacatggcctttaagctTGTAGTTCATCTAAGAAATAATTGCATTTTCGCAGCAGTTAATAATGGTAATGCAGAGTAAAGATAAgtacaaattattaaaaagaaagattgattcataaataaataaaaatgacattttgaagtaaaatACTGAAAAACGTACCCAGTGTTTAATAAAGATATAGCCAAATGCTTTAAGCATTAATAAATTGATATAATGTAacaaagtggtcttgctgttctTTTTGTGTTGTAGTTAGATTTTGTTGTAGCACAGTGTGATTGGGTAGGGTAGGATTAAACATATGAAATACTTTGGGTTTATTGATaaacaattatgtaaatgttatgcattttaaatacattaggtttattacttaataataaataaagtttctTATGCATTTGAAACTAATTGGATTTATTGGTACTATTACATAAATCTTATGACTGACTTGTTTCATTTACATAAGATTGGCAAATTTGATATAAGTTTattgtataaatgtaaaagtCTACTCAGAAGGTatgcaaacaaacacatgaaCTTTCCTTATAGAAAAAAAAGTAGAAGGGAAGTGAAGACGGGGAGGagagaaaaaattattattttctttaagttACATCTGACAAATCCTGACTGTCAGACAAAACGAGTTCGTTTAGATGTCAAGCCTGTAACTGCATTGTTGAATGAAAGGTCACAGCTTCCTTATGAAACTGGTTCATATAGTAAATTAaccgttttatttttttagaaaatatctgATATCTAATAtctttacaaaatatttgtttatggaGACTACATCGTTGATGAAATAGTATGGAGCCTGAACAAGTACGACAAGATATGTTGACTTACAAAGGGCTGGTTTCTCAAAACAAATTgaattttagtatttaatttaatgtaatacaaGTTTTCTGTCTAGGGGAGTGACCAGGACTTTTTTAACCAAATTGATCATTCAAATTAcacgttaaaaatgttttaaacacttaaaccccaattaaaaatacaaatctcTTTGCGTtacaataaaaaactatataaaaaatatatataattataaacaaactaaaaatttaaattaggttGCGTTTTGGACATCATTATTTTGCAGATTCTTAAGTGTGCTGACAGCTTTGTTAGGGAGTTGAGATGAAAGACAAGTCCTAACATAACTTTACTTTTTAACCATATGAATACCACATGAAATGCTGTAGGTTAATTATACAAGTGGAGAGCACCAACTCCCGGCTGTCCATCTGTGACGGTTTCATGCTTCAAGAGAGTCACTTACCTGCAAAGTTTAGTTCCAACACACCTGGCTGTCATTTTCAAGTCAACTCAAATACATTGATTAGTTAATTCAGGTATAACTAAATAGTGttgtagctaaactctgcaggagagTGGATCTTGGCACAATGTGACAGGATAAAGGCTCTTCCATCTTTGTGTTCCAGAAGTCACAACAGGTTACATTATTAGGACAGTTTTTGAGTCTGTGCTAAACTGCACAACTGAAgcatttgtccattcattgccCAGCAGAACAACGCTGTCATTTGCctaccaaaaaacaaaaagaaaaaatcataaaaataaaatacagtcttCAAAGTTCATCATTGTGTTGTTTCTGTTTCTGCTGtctaaattagtattttttttatatatatattttttacttatttacttatttttttctcaaaacagtatttagtattttgttaatataatatttctgAAATTTTTAAAAGATTTACTTACAGTGAGGTCTGTTGTTATTTCTGTTGCTTCCTCTATTGTGATTGCATTTGCTgaaatggtcaaaaaaaaaaatcgatattttagttctttatttatttttaaagtatagacaaaatattttttttttaagtaaatactgACAAGTGAAGGCTTACTGAACAGTTAAGTGTATGATATAATAACAAGCCTCATACAgcaggataataataataataataataaaaaaaataataataataataataataataataataataataataataataataataataataataatagaggtCTTACTATGCCATGACCACAATTTCCAGGAAATCACAGGTAAGATTAATATAAGCAGTGCACCACAAACTATTGCAATCACCCAAATACGGTCTCTGAAACAAATAAGGAATTTGTTAGACTTATACTTCAGCAGTATCAAATAGATCCAAACAGATGTTAAATACAGTAGTATTTATGTTTTACAGAAGTATATTTTGACCTTACCTGCTGTCATAAGTGGTTTTGGGTTCACATGTCAGATCTTTAGATGACAGAGTAACTGTAGAGTTATTGTCAACATGAAGAGTTGTTGATCTGCTGGTTAGTGTTGTCCTAACAGTACTACTGCTGTGTGATGGGTCATGTTTTGAGTTCTCCATTGTGGTTGGATATGATGAGGACTGTGTCGTTGAATGAAACTGCTCCGGTGATGCTGTGGATGTCTGGTCAGTTTTTTCTGTCTGAACTGATGTACTTTCAGGTAATTTTGATGGTGTGTGTGCAAGTGTTGTTAGTGAATTATGGTTGTGCACATCAAAAGAGTTAGATAAAGTGAAAGATTGTGCTGTCGTAAACATGACAGgtcctgtaaaaacaaacaaacaaacaaataaagtcaGATATGACATTTGACACATTGCTGCTTGTTTTTGTGATTTCCTGGAAACTACATGTTATGTCAGAAATGGAATGTGCTGTTTTGCTTTACCAAGAAACTCTGTGAAACTGTGAAATTCATTACTTCACTATGTAATCCTGTCATCTTgggaagtgtgtaatttcttgaATATCATTAAATTAAGCACTCAGGACAAGAGCCggcccccaaaaatgaaattagaGGCTATAAAAAAAGGTCAAAGTCTAAAAACTTTTctctcaaaaaatgtatttgtttggttATCCCTACATGGAAACACTGGCTCAACCAACGGcatgagtttggggcggggctatcCGTTTAGCCATCCGATGACAGATGAGGGAGTTTTCGAGAAACCGGTTTCAAATGTGTTAACCATAGTCTCAGAAATGACACACGAGCAAAATTCTGTGGGCAAACGGTCCAATGCAAATAGTGTAAACTCACAACAAAATGGATGAGTacatattcaaattaataaatcgcTGATAaaccatttttatattatttcaaatacataGCCTCCTCAGTGACTGGTTCAATCTTTGTCATgggaattttttgttttgttacacaGTCTTCACAGTTTGAGCATCACTGGATGTTATTTTTAAGATCTAAGGTAAATTACCCACTGTAAATATAACTATGGCTATTACAGTCTTGaagtatggaagcccgtttccaccacacacacaaaacaatgacTGACATGTTTTTGCATCTCACAAATTCTAGCATTTGAGCATTATGAAGtgagaattgcatgatataaaggCGCATTTGCATGCtgtaaagtcataattgcgagatataaactcattgAAAAATTGTGAGGTATAAATtcccaattattttattattattttaattattttaattacacaGTGTCGTGTCTGGTAAGGATGTGGTGTTAATCCAATGTGTTAATGATATGTGAAATGTGATCATTACTTACTTGTGTTGGCATCTGTAATGGGTTGTCTTGAATCAACATTGATATGAACAGGAACCTGCACATCCCCAGCCATACACCAATACCAGCCTGCATCTTTCTTCTTCAGCCCTGTCAGTGTCACTGTATAAACCCCATCATTTGTATCATTTATCTGTAGAGCTGCACCGAGGGATGGCTCTATATCCTGAGCTGTTTGACAGGAGTGCAGATCACCACTTCTGCACCATTTTCTCTCAGTATCTTTAAATTTGTCACTGTAGAGACACTGTACAGTAACATTGCCGCCCTCTTCACCTGACACCATGTTGCTGGCTGCTGACAGATCTGGAATACCTGAAAATGATCAAGCATCAAAATCAATAAGTGATTTAACTGATGAACTCTCAAATGTTTTGAAGTGGTGCTAAAGTATCTCAAAATCATTTACCCTCAGTGACGGTAAGTTCTAGAGATATTCTGAGATAGGAACCTCGTGTTTTGACTGCACACCAGTAGCGGTTCGAATCACTGCTGCGCAGGTTTGTCATGGTCAAGGTTGTGACCAGTTCATCTGGGTTGTTGTAAAAGCTGATGCCTGTTCGCTTCTCTTGGTTGGTAGGTCGCAGTTTCAAGGAGGTAAACCAGTTCTTGCCTATGAACCAGGACTTCTCCAAGTTCTTATGAAGACTATGGTAGTGACAGGGAATGGTGACAGATCCTCCACTCTTAGCAGTTATCTTGCTTACTGTCCATAGAGAGTTGCTTCCTGTGGgtcacaaaatgtaaatattctctAGAAAGATTTTCTTTGGAAATCTCACCCagcattatgatttaaaaaaaatggttgctCTGTCTACTTCACACCAAATGGCTTTACCATTACCCAAATATACACTGGTGAGTCTAGTCTTCTCTGttttatacaacaacaacaaaaaaaatttccTTCAGTGTAAACAGCTGCAGAAATAGGGTAACCAAAAATGACAAGGCAGCACAGGACACTTTCGAAATCTGTTACCCACTTCTACTTCACAAAGAATCGCTTTAATGCCACCCAAATTCACTCCGATGATATCTAACCAAATTTATTTAATATCCCCAAAGCATTTCAGTCTTAGGTAAA includes the following:
- the si:ch211-264f5.2 gene encoding polymeric immunoglobulin receptor isoform X1, translating into MAFLLSSLVLLLGVLGSNSLWTVSKITAKSGGSVTIPCHYHSLHKNLEKSWFIGKNWFTSLKLRPTNQEKRTGISFYNNPDELVTTLTMTNLRSSDSNRYWCAVKTRGSYLRISLELTVTEGIPDLSAASNMVSGEEGGNVTVQCLYSDKFKDTERKWCRSGDLHSCQTAQDIEPSLGAALQINDTNDGVYTVTLTGLKKKDAGWYWCMAGDVQVPVHINVDSRQPITDANTRPVMFTTAQSFTLSNSFDVHNHNSLTTLAHTPSKLPESTSVQTEKTDQTSTASPEQFHSTTQSSSYPTTMENSKHDPSHSSSTVRTTLTSRSTTLHVDNNSTVTLSSKDLTCEPKTTYDSRDRIWVIAIVCGALLILILPVISWKLWSWHTNAITIEEATEITTDLTANDSVVLLGNEWTNASVVQFSTDSKTVLIM
- the si:ch211-264f5.2 gene encoding polymeric immunoglobulin receptor isoform X4 translates to MAFLLSSLVLLLGVLGSNSLWTVSKITAKSGGSVTIPCHYHSLHKNLEKSWFIGKNWFTSLKLRPTNQEKRTGISFYNNPDELVTTLTMTNLRSSDSNRYWCAVKTRGSYLRISLELTVTEGIPDLSAASNMVSGEEGGNVTVQCLYSDKFKDTERKWCRSGDLHSCQTAQDIEPSLGAALQINDTNDGVYTVTLTGLKKKDAGWYWCMAGDVQVPVHINVDSRQPITDANTRPVMFTTAQSFTLSNSFDVHNHNSLTTLAHTPSKLPESTSVQTEKTDQTSTASPEQFHSTTQSSSYPTTMENSKHDPSHSSSTVRTTLTSRSTTLHVDNNSTVTLSSKDLTCEPKTTYDSRDRIWVIAIVCGALLILILPVISWKLWSWHTNAITIEEATEITTDLTANDSVVLLGNEWTNASVVQFSTDSKTVLIM
- the si:ch211-264f5.2 gene encoding polymeric immunoglobulin receptor isoform X2; amino-acid sequence: MAFLLSSLVLLLGVLGSNSLWTVSKITAKSGGSVTIPCHYHSLHKNLEKSWFIGKNWFTSLKLRPTNQEKRTGISFYNNPDELVTTLTMTNLRSSDSNRYWCAVKTRGSYLRISLELTVTEGIPDLSAASNMVSGEEGGNVTVQCLYSDKFKDTERKWCRSGDLHSCQTAQDIEPSLGAALQINDTNDGVYTVTLTGLKKKDAGWYWCMAGDVQVPVHINVDSRQPITDANTRPVMFTTAQSFTSSNSFDVHNHNSLTTLAHTPSKLPESTSVQTEKTDQTSTASPEQFHSMTQSSSYPTTMENSKHDPSHSSSTVRTTLTSRSTTLHVDNNSTVTQSSKDLTCEPKTTYDSRDRIWVIALVCGALLILILPVISWKLWSWHTNAITIGEATEITTDLTANDSVVLLGNEWTNASVVQFSTDSKTVLIM
- the si:ch211-264f5.2 gene encoding polymeric immunoglobulin receptor isoform X5 — encoded protein: MAFLLSSLVLLLGVLGSNSLWTVSKITAKSGGSVTIPCHYHSLHKNLEKSWFIGKNWFTSLKLRPTNQEKRTGISFYNNPDELVTTLTMTNLRSSDSNRYWCAVKTRGSYLRISLELTVTEGIPDLSAASNMVSGEEGGNVTVQCLYSDKFKDTERKWCRSGDLHSCQTAQDIEPSLGAALQINDTNDGVYTVTLTGLKKKDAGWYWCMAGDVQVPVHINVDSRQPITDANTRPVMFTTAQSFTLSNSFDVHNHNSLTTLAHTPSKLPESTSVQTEKTDQTSTASPEQFHSTTQSSSYPTTMENSKHDPSHSSSTVRTTLTSRSTTLHVDNNSTVTLSSKDLTCEPKTTYDSRDRIWVIALVCGALLILILPVISWKLWSWHTNAITIGEATEITTDLTANDSVVLLGNEWTNASVVQFSTDSKTVLIM